Proteins from one Desulfonema limicola genomic window:
- a CDS encoding helix-turn-helix domain-containing protein — protein sequence MEQIESDNLPPLGETIKKIRTEKRISFDTLAKETGFSIDFLMKIENGETVLSIGNLLKISRAIGVESGFLFQEKGAKRNNRITAHTRRTDNYAYETLSPGTENKHLKAFKVSIEGNTEHKGVSNQHIGEEFIYVLSGSVEVVIGDYATIVNQGESLHFNSGIHHTMRNISETRTEFIAILYTP from the coding sequence ATGGAACAAATAGAATCTGACAATCTGCCTCCCCTGGGGGAAACCATAAAAAAAATCCGTACTGAAAAAAGGATTTCATTTGATACCCTTGCCAAGGAAACAGGTTTTTCCATTGATTTTTTAATGAAGATTGAAAATGGTGAAACTGTTTTATCCATAGGAAATCTATTGAAAATTTCAAGAGCCATAGGTGTTGAATCAGGATTTTTATTTCAAGAAAAAGGGGCAAAGCGCAATAATCGTATAACAGCCCATACCAGGCGAACTGATAATTATGCTTATGAAACCCTGTCTCCAGGAACAGAAAATAAACATTTAAAAGCTTTTAAGGTTTCAATAGAGGGTAATACAGAACACAAAGGAGTCAGTAATCAGCATATTGGGGAGGAATTTATCTATGTTTTATCAGGCAGTGTTGAGGTGGTTATTGGAGATTATGCAACTATTGTAAATCAGGGAGAATCTCTTCATTTCAACTCAGGTATTCATCATACAATGAGAAATATCAGTGAAACCAGGACAGAATTTATAGCTATTTTATATACTCCCTGA
- a CDS encoding ABC1 kinase family protein: MKGIRRFSVITRVLARHGFEDILDRILGRSPDKEISGDARDHDIDKSGHGKTSFPSPIRIRQVLEELGPSFIKLGQIMSVRADIFPPEYIEEFKKLQDQVQPVSFDEIRTVIETESGQRLNRFFADFSKKSIAVASVAQVHSAVLLTGQKAAVKVIRPGIEKKIREDISLMYYFAEKIEKTFEIGRVIGFVNLVKEFERTIFRELDMFIEAGNIEKFAANFKNNNEIYTGRVWWEFSSKSVLVMEYIEGVKMDQVAEIRAMGIDPKEVAMIGLRSFSMQLMEFGFFHADPHPANTIVMPDGRVSLVDFGIIGYLDEETMMQIANLFLGYAEHDYDMVMDALKDAGLIHEGIDLKSFKVDLKDMSEPFYGRSLQSISVKDVYDQVMALVLKYQIRMPRNLLLLFKTFIQTEGLGKILGSDASLLEVSRPYAKRLLQKGYDARKILKNLGKDARTFAGYLKLMPGFIHDIFKRTAQGKHGIEIRIQGLESMTKRMEMGLNRAIVGIIISASTIAGSLVLSSPEKVIEFNLINHTISLTSILGVTGYTIATVLGIWLIISIFRSGKM; the protein is encoded by the coding sequence GTGAAGGGAATCAGGCGGTTTAGTGTAATAACCCGTGTACTGGCAAGGCACGGGTTTGAAGATATACTTGACAGGATATTAGGCAGAAGCCCGGATAAGGAAATTTCAGGGGATGCCCGGGATCATGATATTGATAAATCAGGGCATGGAAAAACATCTTTTCCTTCTCCCATTCGTATCAGGCAGGTATTGGAAGAGCTGGGCCCAAGCTTTATCAAGCTCGGCCAGATCATGAGTGTTCGTGCCGATATTTTTCCTCCTGAATATATTGAAGAATTTAAAAAGCTTCAAGATCAGGTACAGCCTGTATCTTTTGATGAAATCAGAACTGTGATTGAAACTGAGTCAGGCCAAAGGCTTAACCGTTTTTTTGCAGATTTTTCAAAAAAATCCATTGCCGTAGCTTCAGTAGCCCAGGTGCATTCAGCAGTTCTTCTTACAGGCCAGAAGGCAGCAGTCAAGGTTATACGTCCCGGGATTGAGAAAAAAATCAGGGAAGATATTAGTCTCATGTACTATTTTGCTGAAAAGATTGAAAAAACCTTTGAAATCGGGAGGGTCATAGGATTTGTAAACCTGGTAAAAGAGTTTGAGCGCACCATATTCAGGGAACTTGACATGTTTATTGAAGCAGGAAATATTGAAAAATTTGCTGCCAATTTTAAAAACAATAATGAAATATACACTGGCAGGGTATGGTGGGAGTTTAGTTCAAAATCTGTCCTGGTCATGGAATATATTGAAGGCGTAAAAATGGATCAAGTTGCTGAAATACGTGCTATGGGCATTGATCCCAAAGAGGTTGCCATGATAGGTCTGCGCTCCTTTTCCATGCAGTTGATGGAATTTGGATTTTTTCATGCAGACCCCCATCCTGCAAATACCATTGTCATGCCTGACGGGCGTGTCAGCCTGGTGGATTTTGGCATTATCGGATACCTGGATGAAGAAACCATGATGCAGATTGCAAATCTTTTTTTAGGTTATGCAGAGCATGATTATGACATGGTAATGGATGCACTCAAGGATGCAGGGCTTATTCATGAGGGAATTGATCTTAAAAGCTTCAAGGTTGACCTTAAAGACATGAGCGAGCCGTTTTACGGCCGGTCATTGCAGAGCATTTCCGTTAAAGATGTATATGACCAGGTTATGGCTCTTGTTCTTAAATACCAGATCAGAATGCCCAGAAATCTTCTTCTGCTTTTTAAAACCTTTATCCAGACCGAAGGACTTGGAAAAATCCTGGGAAGTGATGCCAGTCTGCTGGAAGTTTCCCGTCCCTATGCAAAAAGACTGCTCCAAAAAGGTTATGATGCAAGAAAAATTCTTAAAAATCTGGGTAAAGATGCCAGGACATTTGCAGGGTATCTTAAACTTATGCCTGGATTTATCCATGATATTTTCAAACGGACAGCCCAGGGAAAACATGGGATTGAAATCAGGATTCAAGGACTTGAATCCATGACAAAAAGAATGGAAATGGGCTTAAACCGTGCTATTGTAGGAATCATTATATCTGCATCCACCATAGCCGGTTCCCTGGTCTTGAGTTCCCCTGAAAAGGTTATAGAATTTAATTTGATAAATCATACTATTTCTCTTACATCCATACTGGGAGTTACAGGTTACACAATTGCCACTGTCCTGGGAATCTGGCTTATTATCTCCATTTTCAGATCAGGAAAGATGTAA
- a CDS encoding nitroreductase family protein → MDFIKIDTKLCNKDGICIETCPFLLFKKGDDGFPVILEYAETHCIDCRHCVSVCPTGAITIKGIRPEDCEPVCKTQAISEDAVEHLIKTRRSIRAYKSKPVSQEILNRLINIMRWTPSARNSQPVSWLVIQKKDIINKIGTMTAQWMRETELLPQIADAYDQGVDMILRNAPNLVIAHAHAEGFNPTADCTIAITDLELAAHAFGLGGCWAGFFMRAANSHKQLADLLDLPQDHKVYGALMLGYPKFKYHRIPPRKPAEIRWL, encoded by the coding sequence ATGGATTTTATTAAAATTGATACAAAATTGTGCAATAAAGATGGAATATGTATTGAAACATGTCCATTTTTATTATTTAAAAAAGGTGATGACGGTTTTCCAGTAATCCTGGAATATGCTGAAACGCACTGCATTGACTGCAGGCACTGTGTGTCTGTGTGCCCGACAGGTGCAATTACCATAAAAGGTATAAGACCAGAAGACTGCGAACCTGTCTGCAAAACCCAGGCAATAAGTGAAGATGCGGTAGAACATCTGATAAAAACAAGGCGTTCAATCAGGGCATATAAATCAAAGCCTGTATCTCAAGAAATTTTAAACAGGCTTATAAATATCATGCGCTGGACACCCAGTGCCAGAAACAGTCAGCCTGTTTCCTGGCTTGTTATTCAAAAAAAAGATATTATAAATAAGATCGGCACCATGACAGCCCAGTGGATGCGGGAAACAGAACTTCTTCCCCAGATAGCAGATGCCTATGACCAGGGAGTTGACATGATCCTGAGAAATGCTCCAAATCTTGTAATTGCCCATGCCCATGCTGAAGGCTTTAATCCAACTGCTGACTGCACAATTGCAATAACTGATCTTGAGCTGGCTGCCCATGCTTTTGGTCTGGGCGGATGCTGGGCAGGTTTTTTTATGAGAGCTGCAAATTCACATAAACAGCTTGCTGATTTACTTGATCTTCCTCAAGATCACAAGGTTTATGGTGCTTTAATGCTGGGATATCCAAAGTTTAAATATCATAGAATACCGCCAAGAAAACCTGCTGAGATCAGATGGCTTTAA